The window GCGGAGAAGATTTCCGTGTATTGATCAAACTTCAGCAATTCAATATCCGGATACTCTTTGGTGAAATAAGTTTCAGCCGTTGTTCCTTTAGCTACGATCAGCTTCTGGCCTTTCGCTTTTAACTGGTCGATGGAAGTGATCGGCGCACTGTCAGGGGATACGATACCGAAGGACAGCTTCATGTAGGGACTGGCAAAATCCACTTTTTCCTTCCGCTCATCCGTAACCGTAAAGTTAGCCATAATGATATCCACTTTATTGGATTCGAGATAGGCTACACGGCTTGCCGCATCTACCAGCACAAATTCAGCCTTCGATTCGTCACCAAGCAGATCCTTAGCAAATCTTTTGGCAATATACACGTCAAATCCCTGATTCTTCCCTTCGGCATCCACATAGCCAAATGGCGGTTTATCGGCAAATACACCGATTCTGATCTTATCGTTTTTCTTCAGCTGTTCAATGGAAGCAAACTTGGAAGAACCCGAATTCGCTTCTCCGTTGTTACCTGAATTACCGCATGCTGTTAGTCCCACTAGTAACATGCTGGCCGCTAATAAACCCGTCAATATTTTTCTGCCTTTTCTCATCCTCTTCATCCCCAGTTTCTATAGTTTATTGTACTGAAATATATTGAGAAAGTGCTGTGCACGTTCTGTCGCAGGTTTAATGAAGAACTGCTCCGGCGGAGCAATTTCACAGATTTTGCCTTGATCCATAAACACGATGCGGTCACCCACCGATTTGGCGAACCCCATTTCATGCGTCACAATAATCATGGTCATGCCCTGTTTGGCCAGACCAAGAATCACATCCAGTACCTCCCGCACCATTTCGGGATCAAGCGAAGCTGTTACTTCATCAAATAAAATGATATCCGGATTCATGCATAGCGCTCTGACAATAGCGATCCGCTGCTTCTGGCCTCCCGACAGCTGGCGCGGATAATCTTTGGCACGGTCCAGCAAGCCGACCCGCTCAA of the Paenibacillus pedocola genome contains:
- a CDS encoding cysteine ABC transporter substrate-binding protein; protein product: MRKGRKILTGLLAASMLLVGLTACGNSGNNGEANSGSSKFASIEQLKKNDKIRIGVFADKPPFGYVDAEGKNQGFDVYIAKRFAKDLLGDESKAEFVLVDAASRVAYLESNKVDIIMANFTVTDERKEKVDFASPYMKLSFGIVSPDSAPITSIDQLKAKGQKLIVAKGTTAETYFTKEYPDIELLKFDQYTEIFSALKDGRGAAIANDNTELIAWAKSNPGFTVSIPAFGGQDTIAPAVAKGNTELLNWINTELDTLGKEQFIHQAYKETLNEVYGEGYTDELVVEGGKIE